The Manihot esculenta cultivar AM560-2 chromosome 8, M.esculenta_v8, whole genome shotgun sequence genomic interval GATATGGCCATGAAGCCGAGAAGTGCCCGGCGAGGGGAGGCTCTAGCGGTGCCGGTAATCCTGCGGGGAAAGCCCATGCCAACGATCCGATTAATTTGGATGAGGACAAGAGAAGAGCAATCCCTAATAATCCAATGATTGTCAATGATTATAGGGATTGGATGCTTGTCAAAAAAGATAAGAGGAATTTCAAAAAAGTCTCTAACAAAGTCCTAGTCGACAAGGAGTCTTCTAAGGAGAAATTTTCTGCAAAGGAAAAAGGGACAAAACATTTGACGGACCGTTCTAATCGATATGCTGCTTTGGAGATTAATGAGCCAGCTCCTGTTGAGTCCATGAGACTACCCCCCTCTAATACTATTGATAAGGGCTCATCCCGAGCTGGGCCGTCCTCTAGTGGCCTGCAAACTAAAAGATCTGCCAGTAAATACCAgtgatgtaacagcccggaaaccgaactgctaccggcactaggatccagatcgacttaaggtcgccgggacccgtagtaagcctgctatcctgtctaagtacctgtgacatcccatacatgatcatacagtttctgtcaaacattaaaacttttctttcctcccagggcttaacctgtgcatgcactctttctgatctctctaacctgactagatcaggcagcagagatagtaagacctggctgggccaggcaggcagagtggtaagacctggccgggccaggcagattaaggttgtaagacctggctaggccatgcatcctttgagtgggattgttggtggtcatgtctgatccctgagatgatgtgttgtagtgcattccatgagatcatgttttcaacttatggtttatatagttctgctcattgggcttgtatagctcatccctctcccctatcccccaggtttgcaggttcggagTTCAGaaggagtccagcagggtttgcaagaagaagagttatgtaatagctagtgtggacatgtacatgtaaagagataatgtatagtgtgtagctttgtgtttgccttataagagttgtaatccctctttgtatatacatggtcagTTTATATATGTATGTTTCCTTTAtagtgttaagcctggttttctcatagacATCCTCAATAAAGGAAACATACATATATAAActga includes:
- the LOC122724414 gene encoding uncharacterized protein LOC122724414, which translates into the protein MIANHYLTVQRWHLEFDPYAANALELLTVWARIPCLSIEYYNDEFLLRIRSLLEKPIKVDRNTSMVSRGHYTRICIEINMEKPLVAKFKLHRRVRPVEYEGLHLVCFSCGRYGHEAEKCPARGGSSGAGNPAGKAHANDPINLDEDKRRAIPNNPMIVNDYRDWMLVKKDKRNFKKVSNKVLVDKESSKEKFSAKEKGTKHLTDRSNRYAALEINEPAPVESMRLPPSNTIDKGSSRAGPSSSGLQTKRSASKYQ